Part of the Bradyrhizobium sp. AZCC 1721 genome, CCAGATTTTGCCGATCCGTCCGTCGGCGCCGATCAGAACCGTCGTTCGAATGATCCCCATGAAGGTCCTGCCGTACATCGATTTTTCGCCCCAGGCGCCATAGGCCTCAAGCATCTCATGTTGCTCGTCCGAGATCAGAGGAACCGAGAGCTGGTGCTTGTTCCGGAAGGATTCCTGGGCCTTTACGGTGTCGGCCGAGATCCCGAGCACCACCGCGCCCGCATCGGCAAACGCGCTATCGAGCCGCGTGAAGTCGATCGCCTCCCGGGTGCAGCCGGGCGTGTCGGCGCGGGGATAGAAAAACAGCACCAGTTTCCTGCCGGCATAATCTGCCAGCGAAACACTGCCGCCGCCGTCGCGCGGAAGGCTGAACGGGGGCGCCATGGCGCCTTCGACCAGTCCGGTTCCGGTAACCGGCTTGGGCATATCCGATAGATTGGATTTTATTAACTGTTTCGATGTCGGCTTGTGCGACGCTTTGGCTGAAGCGCTCTTGGCCGTCTTCGCCGGTTTCTTGGCCGGCTTCTTGGCGGCCGCCTTGGTGGCGGTTTTGGCGGCCTTGTTGGCTACCTTGGCGGCAGGCTTTTTAGTCGATGCCGGCGTGCTGCGGCGGGCGGTCTTGGCGGCAGTCTTGGCCGTGGCCGGTTTTGCGGCGGAAGCCTTGCGGTTCTTGGGGGATGGCATGGAGGATTTCTTGCGCGTTTTCTTGGACATACGCCTTCCTTTCGTCGCTTTCCGCAGATCAACCATTAGGGTATTGCGGGTCTCGCCTTTGACCGTCGGATTCGCTCCGGCTGCTGGGCAAGTTTGATGACCCCGGAGTATGGTTACAAGGAATTCGACGCTACCCCCGTCTGCTCGTCGATGGGACCGCCCAATCAATCCTTGGGCCCGACCACGAGTAACAGTATTAATCGAGGAATGGCAGCGATGCCGGCACAGGAACGCTCGATACCGATCGAAGAGCGTGCCCTTGGCGGCGATCAACCTCAGCGCCGGCACCGAGAGGCAATGGCTAAGAATACTTCGCCCAAGGGGTCGAATCCGCGTGCCGAGGCCCAGCAATGGGATGACGCTGCGGGCTGGGAGCAGGACGAGGCGGCGGGCTATCGTGCGCGACGGCTGTTGTCGCGCTCCAATTCCCGATTCCACCGGTTCGGCGACAAGTTCTCAGCGCTGCAGCAGATGACCGGCGAGCGCTGGGTCAAGCGCCTGGCGATCGTGATCGCCGTGCTGGCGGTGATCTTCACCGGTTGTTTCGGCGGTCTGTGGTGGCGGCTCGGCGCCGGGCCGATCAACCTCGACGTCGCGACGCCGTGGCTGGCGGCCGCGATCGAAGACAATATCGGCCATGGCAACACGGTCGAGGTCGGCGGTACACAGATCGAGCGGGCCGGACGGATTCGAATCGCGGTGCGCATCCGCGACATCGTGGTCCGCGACCGTGACCAGGTCGTCGTCGCGACCGCGCCGAAGGCCGAGGTGAAACTATCGGGCATGGCGCTGGTGATGGGACGGCTGCGCGCCGAGAGCCTCAATCTGGTCGATGCCGAACTTTCGGTGCGAATCACGCCGGACGGCCAGGTGACGGTGTCTGCCGGCGACACCGCCAAGCCGCTGGCGACCGGCGTTGCTTCCAAGCGCGATGCCGGCATAGCCCCAACATTCCCTCGCCAGTCGCCTGCGCCGCCGCAGGGTGCTGCTGCGACGGCTCCCGATACCACGCAGAACGGATTGCTGGCCGGCCTTGACTGGCTCGACAGCCTCAGCCTGACCGGCCTCGATGGGCAGAACCTGAACGAGATCGGCCTCAAGAACGGCAATCTCATCGTCGACGACCAGCAGCGCGGCAACAAATGGACGTTCGAGAATATCAGCCTCAGCATGCGCCGGCCGAGCAGCGGCGGGGTTGCGGTGAGCCTTGGCGAGCAAGGTGCGCGTCCCTGGTCGCTGAAGGTCGTGGTCGGACCACAGCAGAACGGCGTGCGGTCGGTCGATCTTCGCGCCGACAAGGTGCCCGCCGCCAACATCCTGCTGGCAATGCGGGTCAAGGACCTGACCTACAGCGCCGAGCTGCCGCTTTCCGGCGAGCTGAAGGGCGAACTGGGCCGCGACGGTCTGCCGACCTATTTCCGCGGCAAGATCACCGCCGGCGCCGGGAACCTCATCGACAGCGATACGCCTGACTATCCGATGCCGATCGATTCGGCGGAGATGAGCGTCGAATGGGATGCCGGACGGCGCGTGCTGGTCGCGCCCTTCAAGGTCATTTCCGGTTCGAACCGGATTACGCTGCTCGGCCATCTCGAGCCGCCGAACGGCGCCACCACCGAATGGCAGGCCGGCCTTAGCGGCGGCACCATCCTGTTGGCCGGCACCGACAACGAACCGCCGCTGATCTTCAACCGGATCGCGATCGGGCTGAAGTTCGACACCGACCGCAAGCGCGTGCTGCTCACCCAGGCCGATATCAGCAACGGCGAGATCGGAATCGCCGGCACCGGCAGCATCGACTATGCGAACGAGGCGCGGCTCCAGCTCGGTTTCGCTGGAACGCCGATGTCGGCATCAGCCCTGAAGCGGATGTGGCCGATCCTGATCGTGCCCGAAGTGCGCGAATGGGTGATCGAGCGGATCGAGCGCGGCACGCTCCAGCGCATCGAGGTCGGCGTCAACTCGCCGGTGCGCAATCTGTCCCGCAAGGGACCGCCGATTCCCGACGATGGTCTGGCCGTCAACATCGTCGCGTCCGGAGTTACCGCGCGTCCGGTCGACGACATGCCCGCGGTCCGCGATGCGGATTTGAAAGCGCGCGTTACCGGGCGAACAGCGACGGTGACGATCGGGCAGGGAATTGCCGACACACCCGGCGGCCGCAAGATCAACATTTCCGATTTCACCTTCGAGGTGCCGGACATGGCGCCGAAGCCGTCGCCCTCGCGGGTGAAGTTCAGGGTCGATGCGTCCGTGCCGGCAGCGGCCGAGATTCTGGCGTCCGACCGCATCAGCGATCTCTCCGGCACGCTGATCGATCCGAACGCCAGCAAGGGAAACGTTGCCGCCGTCATCACGCTTGGCATGCCGGTCAAGGGCTCGATGACCAAGGCCGACACCACCTACACCGTGATTGCCGATCTAGCCGGGTTTGCCGCCGACAAGCTCGTGATGAACCAGAAGCTGGAATCTAACACGCTCAAGGTGCTCGCCAATAACGCGGGCTACCAGGTCAAGGGCGACGTCAAGATCAACGGGCAACCGGCTTCGCTGGACTATCGCAAGCCGAGCGAGGGCGACGCCGATATCAGGCTGCAGGCGACACTGGATGATGCCAGCCGCGCGCGCCTCGGGATCGATTTCGGACCCGCCGTGAGCGGTTCGATCCCGATCAAGGTGGTCGGCAAGATCGGCGAGAACGACAGCCGCGTCGGCATCGAAGCCGATCTGACCTCGCTGCGGCTCGACAACATCCTGCCGGGGTGGGTCAAAGTGCCCGGCAAGTCGGGCAAGGCGACGTTCAATGTCGTGAAGAAGGAGCAGTCGACGCTGTTCCAGGACATCGTGGTCGAAGGCGGCGGCGTTTCGATCAAGGGATCGCTGGAAGTCGACCAGAATGGCGATCTGTTGAACGCGAACTTCCCGACCTACGCGCCGTCGGACGGCGACAAGACGACGTTGAAGGCCGAGCGCGGCACCGATGGCGTCGTGAAGGTCACGATGCGCGGCGACGTGTTCGACGGCCGCGGTTTCCTCAAATCGGCGATCTCGGGCAAGGAAGCCGACCCCAAGAGCAAGTCGAGGAACATCGATCTCGATGTCGACGTCAAGCTCGGCGCGGTCGCCGGCTTCAACGGCGAGGCGTTGCGCAGCGTCGACAGCAAATTCTCCCGCCGCAACGGCATCGTCAAAAATTTCACGCTCTCCGGCAAGGTCGGGCGCGACACGCCGGTGACCGCCGATCTGCGCGGCCGCGGGCAGGGACAGGGACGCGACATCATCATCCTGCAGACCAACGATGCGGGTGCTTTCTTCCGCTTCACCGACACCTATTCGAAAATGGTCGGCGGTCAGCTCTCGCTTGCGATGGAGCCGCCGACGGTTGAACCCAGCGCCAAGGACGGTCTGATCAACGTCCGCGATTTCTCCGTCAAGGGTGAGGCCGCACTGGAGCGCGCCGCCGCGGGCGGAGCGGCCGGCGTTCAGAACGGCATTTCCTTTACGGCACTGCGCGCCGAGTTCACTCGGCAGAGCGGACAGCTCACGATCCGCGATGGTGTCGTGAAGGGTCCGATCATCGGCGCGACCATCGAAGGCAGCATCGACTATGTCGGCAATGCCGTGCGCATGAGCGGCACCTTCGTTCCGATGTACGGATTGAACAACATGTTCGGTCAGATTCCCGTGCTCGGCCTGTTCCTCGGTGGCGGCAGCAATGAGGGGCTGATCGGCGTGACCTATGAGGTGGTCGGCACGCCTGGCCAGCCCGTGCTGCGCGTCAATCCGATTTCGGCCGTGATGCCCGGCGTGCTGCGCAAGATCTTCGAGTTCAACACCGGCAAGCAGAACAACACCCCGATCGAACTGCCGCCGAATAATTAGTCAGGCACCGCCGCAGGTTGGTGGATGATCGAATGGAAGCTTCGGGATGGAAGCTTTCTCTCGGTAGAAATCACTGCTCTGGTCTGCTTGCCAGACATGGATCCAGCAGGACATGGTCGACGTCGCGTCGTCGATATCCGCCTCTCGCGATAACCCTGTCGCCGACCGCTAGGCCGTTGGATTGGTAGGTCACGCACATGATCCTGATATCCGGCGGTGAGCACAGCACGAGATACCACAAGACTTGATCCGTCTGCACCGCTGTGAGATTACCGACCACCGAGAGATCGATCCGGTAGTCGAGTTCTGGAATGCCGTCCGCCATCCGCCTGACATCCTTGCAGTCGGCTGGCCTCCGCGCGGGCTGCTCTGCTTCGGAAAATGCCGGACGGTCGGCAAATATATCGTTCGACGCGATTGATCGAGTCGAGCTCGGCACTGCAAAGCACAGGATAATGGTTGCTACCGATAATCCGCCAGTTGCTGCGTGCATTCGGCACCTAGCCAGATGCCATGGCCGAGACCGCCCGCGCGACCGAAGCCAAAGTGGCGTTTTGCTGCGCGGCAGAAACGGTGGCGCCAGTCAGATAGGCGGTGATCACGATGGGCGCTTTGCCGGGTGGCCAGGTCACAGCAACGTCATTGTTTGTGCCTCGGGCACCAGTACCGGTCTTGTCGCCGACGCGCCAGTCTTTCGCAAAACCTGCACGCAGTCGCGCGTCGCCGGTCTTGTTGGCGACCAACCATGCCGTCAGTTGCTCGCGCGATGCTGCCGACAGCGCTTTAGTCCCAAGGATCAGCGCTTGCAGATTCGAAGCCATCGCATTCGGTGTCGTGGTATCGCGGGGATCGTCGGGCAAAGCCTCGTTGAGCGAAGGCTCATCCCGGTCTAGCCGCGTGACTTGGTCGCCCAGGCTCCGCACGAAGGCCGTCAGCCCCGGCGGTCCGCCGATGCCGGCAAGCAGGAGATTGCCGGCCGTGTTGTCGCTCAGCGTCACCGCCGCTTCGCAAATTTCAGCGAGCGTCATGCCGTCGCCGCCGACGCGCTTCTCGGTTACGGGTGAGTACACGATGAGTGCGGATGCGTCGAAGGTTACGCGCCGCGTCAATTGTTCCTTGCCGGCATCCACCCGCGCCAGGATCGCGGCGGCTGCCAGCATCTTGAAGGTGCTGCACATCGGAAAGCGCTCATCGCCCCGGTGGGCATGACGAGTGTTCGTTGCTGTGTCGAGGACACAAACACCGAGCCGGCCGCCGCTCTCGCTCTCCAGACGCTTGATCTCGTCGATCAGTCGTTGATTTGCGGTCGATGCGCGTATCGCTTGCCGGGCGCTCAAAGCAGTCGTTATCAGCGCTGCACCGCATCCAAGCTGGAACTGTCTTCTCGTGATCACCAGGAATCCCTCCTTGCTGCGCACAGGAAGGTGCCGATCGGTCGCTGTCTTGACAAACGATGAGTTCTGCGGGCAGGCATAAGAAAAACTAGGGACGAGCAATGCGGCGCCGGATGAAGCTTTCGCACCTTCCGCTCAATGCGCTACGGGCCTTTGAAGCGACGGCGCGCCATCTCAGTTTCACCCGTGCTGGCCTGGAGCTTCGGGTTACACAGGCGGCCGTCAGCCAGCATGTGAAAGTGCTGGAGAACCGGCTTGGCGTACAGTTGTTTCGCCGGCTGCCCCGCGGCGTTGCGCTCACCGATGAAGGACAGTTGCTGCTGCCGAGCATTGTCGAGGCCTTCGGCCGGCTCACCGAAACGCTCAATCGTTTTGACGACGGCCACTACCAGGACGTCATCGCGGTCGGTGTGGTCGGTACCTTCGCTTCGGGCTGGCTGCTGCCGCGGCTCGATGCCTTCAGGAAGGCCTATCCACGGATCGATTTGCGCCTGTTCACCAACAACAATCGTATCGACATCGCGGGTGAAGGCCTCGATTACGCGATCAGGTTTGGCGATGGCCTTTGGCACGGCACCGAGGCGACCCACTTGATGGCAGCGCCATTTACCCCATGCTGCGCGCCTTCGCTGGCTCGCAGGCTGAGCCGGCCGGCCGATCTCAAGCGCGAGGTGCTGCTGCGTTCCTACCGACAGGAGGAATGGCCGCGATGGTTTACCGCTGCGGGACTGCAGAGTCCGGTCCTCAAGGGAATGGTATTCGATTCATCGATCACGATCGCCAGTGTAGCGGCGCGCGGTTTCGGCGTTGCGCTGTTGCCGGCGCGATTGTTTCAGGACGAGATCCGGCAGCGGCGGCTGGTACGTCCTTTCAAGGTCGAAGTCGCGCTCGGCGATTATTGGATCACGTCGTTGCACTCCCGGCGACCGACCGCCGCGATGCTCTCATTCAAGAGCTGGCTGCTTGAAACGATCGCAGCAACAAGGAGGAGCCCTGGCAAGCAGGCCGGGACGTAGCTACCGCCGCAGCGCCGGCACGACCAGGAACGGAATCATTCCGAGCACGACGGCCACCAGCGCGAATGCGATCACGGGGTTGTAGCTGTGGGTCCAGTCGTGGATCAGGCCGCCGGCCCAGGCGCCGAGTCCCGAGCCAAGGCCGCTGCCGATCGAGATCGTGCCGTAGATGGTACCGACCCGTTCGCCGCGAAAGATATTCATTGCGGTTGACGTGATCAGCGGGCCGCGCGAGCCGATCATGCTGCCGAAGGTTACGACGAAGGCGCCGAGCAGCCAGAAGTTCGGATAGAACTGCAGCAGCCAGAGCAGGATGATGCCGACGATCGAAATAGCGTAGCTGAGCAGCACTGATGGTCGTCGTCCGAACATTGCATCGAGTTGGGTCACGCCCAGCATGCCGAACAGCAGCACGACGCCGGAAAAGCCCCAGGCGGTTGCGGCCTGCAGCGGCGGGAAGCCGGCATCGATCAGATAGGCGACGATCTGCGCCGCAAGCGCATACATCCCGACGGCCGTAAAGAAG contains:
- a CDS encoding YhdP family protein; its protein translation is MPAQERSIPIEERALGGDQPQRRHREAMAKNTSPKGSNPRAEAQQWDDAAGWEQDEAAGYRARRLLSRSNSRFHRFGDKFSALQQMTGERWVKRLAIVIAVLAVIFTGCFGGLWWRLGAGPINLDVATPWLAAAIEDNIGHGNTVEVGGTQIERAGRIRIAVRIRDIVVRDRDQVVVATAPKAEVKLSGMALVMGRLRAESLNLVDAELSVRITPDGQVTVSAGDTAKPLATGVASKRDAGIAPTFPRQSPAPPQGAAATAPDTTQNGLLAGLDWLDSLSLTGLDGQNLNEIGLKNGNLIVDDQQRGNKWTFENISLSMRRPSSGGVAVSLGEQGARPWSLKVVVGPQQNGVRSVDLRADKVPAANILLAMRVKDLTYSAELPLSGELKGELGRDGLPTYFRGKITAGAGNLIDSDTPDYPMPIDSAEMSVEWDAGRRVLVAPFKVISGSNRITLLGHLEPPNGATTEWQAGLSGGTILLAGTDNEPPLIFNRIAIGLKFDTDRKRVLLTQADISNGEIGIAGTGSIDYANEARLQLGFAGTPMSASALKRMWPILIVPEVREWVIERIERGTLQRIEVGVNSPVRNLSRKGPPIPDDGLAVNIVASGVTARPVDDMPAVRDADLKARVTGRTATVTIGQGIADTPGGRKINISDFTFEVPDMAPKPSPSRVKFRVDASVPAAAEILASDRISDLSGTLIDPNASKGNVAAVITLGMPVKGSMTKADTTYTVIADLAGFAADKLVMNQKLESNTLKVLANNAGYQVKGDVKINGQPASLDYRKPSEGDADIRLQATLDDASRARLGIDFGPAVSGSIPIKVVGKIGENDSRVGIEADLTSLRLDNILPGWVKVPGKSGKATFNVVKKEQSTLFQDIVVEGGGVSIKGSLEVDQNGDLLNANFPTYAPSDGDKTTLKAERGTDGVVKVTMRGDVFDGRGFLKSAISGKEADPKSKSRNIDLDVDVKLGAVAGFNGEALRSVDSKFSRRNGIVKNFTLSGKVGRDTPVTADLRGRGQGQGRDIIILQTNDAGAFFRFTDTYSKMVGGQLSLAMEPPTVEPSAKDGLINVRDFSVKGEAALERAAAGGAAGVQNGISFTALRAEFTRQSGQLTIRDGVVKGPIIGATIEGSIDYVGNAVRMSGTFVPMYGLNNMFGQIPVLGLFLGGGSNEGLIGVTYEVVGTPGQPVLRVNPISAVMPGVLRKIFEFNTGKQNNTPIELPPNN
- a CDS encoding peroxiredoxin; its protein translation is MSKKTRKKSSMPSPKNRKASAAKPATAKTAAKTARRSTPASTKKPAAKVANKAAKTATKAAAKKPAKKPAKTAKSASAKASHKPTSKQLIKSNLSDMPKPVTGTGLVEGAMAPPFSLPRDGGGSVSLADYAGRKLVLFFYPRADTPGCTREAIDFTRLDSAFADAGAVVLGISADTVKAQESFRNKHQLSVPLISDEQHEMLEAYGAWGEKSMYGRTFMGIIRTTVLIGADGRIGKIWRNVRVDGHADEVLAAVRGM
- the bla gene encoding class A beta-lactamase, which produces MITRRQFQLGCGAALITTALSARQAIRASTANQRLIDEIKRLESESGGRLGVCVLDTATNTRHAHRGDERFPMCSTFKMLAAAAILARVDAGKEQLTRRVTFDASALIVYSPVTEKRVGGDGMTLAEICEAAVTLSDNTAGNLLLAGIGGPPGLTAFVRSLGDQVTRLDRDEPSLNEALPDDPRDTTTPNAMASNLQALILGTKALSAASREQLTAWLVANKTGDARLRAGFAKDWRVGDKTGTGARGTNNDVAVTWPPGKAPIVITAYLTGATVSAAQQNATLASVARAVSAMASG
- a CDS encoding LysR family transcriptional regulator — its product is MKLSHLPLNALRAFEATARHLSFTRAGLELRVTQAAVSQHVKVLENRLGVQLFRRLPRGVALTDEGQLLLPSIVEAFGRLTETLNRFDDGHYQDVIAVGVVGTFASGWLLPRLDAFRKAYPRIDLRLFTNNNRIDIAGEGLDYAIRFGDGLWHGTEATHLMAAPFTPCCAPSLARRLSRPADLKREVLLRSYRQEEWPRWFTAAGLQSPVLKGMVFDSSITIASVAARGFGVALLPARLFQDEIRQRRLVRPFKVEVALGDYWITSLHSRRPTAAMLSFKSWLLETIAATRRSPGKQAGT